In one Zobellia galactanivorans genomic region, the following are encoded:
- a CDS encoding glycosyltransferase family 2 protein, with product MNLVTTSPLSIVIPVFNEVDNIALLTKKIHESLEGYNYQIIYVDDFSFDGTRKAIKNMKDDRVHLISLKRNYGQSLALAAGIDYAQGDYIITMDGDLQNDPSDIPKMLKYITEKDYDVVTGIREERKDSFVKKIPSKIANSLIRRTAKLDIKDNGCALKIFTKEIAKDLNLYGEMHRFITLLAHFEGARIKQVPVKHHARHAGSSKYGLERVFKVVADIMLLLFIRKYFQRPIHFFGIFGFVLILIGIAINMYLLIVKFGFGEDIGTRPLLTFGMMFILAGIQLFTIGIVMELLIRTYYESQKKRPYRIKSITIADQVQP from the coding sequence ATGAATTTGGTAACAACATCACCGCTGTCTATTGTCATCCCTGTATTTAACGAGGTCGACAATATTGCCTTACTTACGAAGAAAATACACGAGAGCCTAGAAGGTTATAACTACCAGATCATCTACGTAGACGATTTTTCATTCGACGGTACGCGAAAGGCTATTAAAAACATGAAAGATGACCGGGTCCACCTTATCAGCCTCAAAAGAAATTACGGCCAGAGCTTGGCCTTGGCGGCCGGTATCGACTACGCACAGGGCGACTATATCATTACTATGGATGGCGATCTGCAGAACGACCCGAGCGACATACCCAAAATGCTGAAATACATAACGGAAAAAGACTATGACGTGGTTACGGGTATACGTGAAGAAAGGAAAGATTCCTTCGTAAAAAAAATCCCCTCGAAAATAGCAAACTCACTCATTCGTCGTACCGCAAAACTTGATATCAAAGACAATGGTTGCGCCCTTAAAATTTTCACCAAGGAAATAGCAAAAGACCTGAACCTATATGGTGAAATGCACCGTTTCATTACCCTATTGGCCCATTTTGAAGGTGCCCGCATCAAACAGGTTCCGGTAAAACACCATGCACGGCACGCAGGAAGCTCAAAATACGGCCTAGAACGCGTTTTTAAGGTAGTAGCCGACATTATGTTACTATTGTTCATCAGAAAGTATTTTCAGCGCCCTATTCACTTCTTTGGTATTTTTGGATTTGTACTTATACTTATTGGTATTGCCATCAACATGTATCTCCTCATCGTAAAATTCGGATTCGGGGAAGATATAGGAACAAGGCCCTTGCTTACTTTTGGTATGATGTTCATACTGGCCGGCATTCAATTGTTTACCATAGGCATAGTAATGGAGCTCTTGATACGTACTTACTACGAATCACAAAAGAAACGCCCCTACAGGATAAAGAGCATTACCATAGCCGACCAAGTTCAGCCGTAA
- a CDS encoding phosphatase PAP2 family protein, with the protein MWQELIQQDKELFLFLNNLGSPTWDPFWLFITHKLSAIPLYAVLLFITYKQLGAKKTLGVLITVALMILVTDQLTNFFKYGVQRLRPCHDPSLDGLMRLVKSSCGGKFGYFSAHAANSFAVAFFFTFLLKHKYAYIGVFLIPWAILVAFSRVYIGVHFPLDVLSGAVIGLFFSWLFSKLYIFAIEKYTYDIRP; encoded by the coding sequence ATGTGGCAAGAACTTATACAACAAGATAAAGAGCTTTTTCTTTTTTTGAACAATTTGGGAAGCCCTACTTGGGATCCCTTTTGGCTGTTCATTACCCATAAGTTAAGTGCTATACCCTTGTATGCCGTGCTATTGTTTATTACCTATAAACAACTAGGGGCCAAGAAAACATTGGGAGTTTTGATAACCGTAGCCCTTATGATCTTAGTTACGGATCAGTTGACGAATTTCTTCAAATATGGGGTACAGCGCCTACGACCTTGCCATGATCCTAGCTTAGATGGACTTATGCGGTTGGTAAAAAGCTCGTGTGGGGGTAAATTCGGGTATTTTTCGGCCCATGCGGCAAATAGTTTTGCGGTAGCTTTTTTCTTTACTTTTTTACTGAAACATAAATACGCCTACATAGGAGTTTTCTTGATACCTTGGGCGATTTTGGTTGCTTTTAGCCGGGTGTATATTGGGGTACATTTTCCATTGGATGTGCTTTCAGGGGCTGTAATAGGGCTGTTTTTTAGTTGGTTATTTTCAAAGTTGTATATATTTGCAATTGAGAAATATACGTATGATATCAGACCTTAG
- a CDS encoding MATE family efflux transporter, which yields MFQQYTKEFRYNIKLSVPVILGMLGHTFVQLADNIMVGQLGTAELAAVSLGNSFVFIAMSLGIGFSTAITPLVAEADGAGNKENAKKALKHGLVLCTVLSLMLFGVIMLAKPLMYSMKQSEEVVALAVPYLDLVAFSLVPLIIFQAFKQFSEGLSQTKYPMYATIMANVVNVIINYLLIFGSFGFPKMGIVGAAIGTLVSRFMMVAYIWYLLKSKKKFHDYVTGFNFRKIEKKVIKKIVNLGFPSALQMFFEVAIFTAAIWLSGVLGKNAQAANQIALNLSSMTFMFGMGLGIAAMIRVGNQKGLRNFLELRRIGRSIFLLTLLLEILFAGLFLLGRHWFPTLYLDLDDAMNIADNTEVVVLAAELLLVAAFFQISDGVQVVVLGALRGLQDVKIPTLITFIAYWAIGFPVSYYLGLHTDLGSIGIWVGLLTGLSASAVMLYLRFNYLTKKLIVNS from the coding sequence TTGTTTCAGCAATACACTAAAGAATTTAGATATAACATAAAGCTTTCCGTACCCGTAATCTTGGGAATGTTAGGGCATACCTTCGTACAATTGGCCGACAACATTATGGTAGGGCAATTGGGTACGGCAGAGTTGGCGGCGGTTTCATTGGGCAATAGTTTTGTGTTCATAGCCATGTCCTTGGGTATCGGTTTTTCCACGGCCATAACCCCTTTGGTGGCCGAGGCCGATGGTGCGGGTAATAAGGAGAATGCCAAAAAAGCCCTAAAGCATGGCTTGGTCTTGTGTACGGTCCTTAGCCTGATGTTGTTTGGGGTGATAATGTTGGCAAAACCCTTGATGTACTCCATGAAGCAGTCTGAAGAGGTGGTGGCCTTGGCCGTTCCGTATTTGGATTTGGTAGCTTTTTCACTGGTGCCGCTCATTATTTTTCAAGCCTTCAAACAATTTTCGGAAGGACTCTCGCAGACCAAATATCCCATGTACGCTACCATTATGGCCAATGTGGTAAACGTAATTATAAACTACCTTTTGATTTTTGGGTCTTTTGGTTTTCCGAAAATGGGTATTGTAGGTGCCGCTATCGGTACCTTGGTCTCACGCTTTATGATGGTGGCCTATATCTGGTACCTTCTTAAGAGTAAAAAGAAATTTCACGATTACGTAACCGGGTTCAATTTTAGAAAAATAGAAAAAAAGGTTATCAAAAAAATTGTAAACCTGGGCTTTCCTTCGGCCTTGCAAATGTTTTTTGAGGTAGCCATCTTTACGGCGGCCATATGGCTAAGTGGTGTACTAGGGAAGAACGCCCAGGCGGCCAACCAAATCGCCCTTAACCTGAGCAGTATGACCTTTATGTTCGGAATGGGACTTGGTATAGCGGCCATGATAAGGGTGGGTAACCAAAAAGGCCTACGCAATTTTTTGGAGCTACGCCGGATCGGACGGTCAATATTCTTGCTGACCCTTCTGTTGGAAATACTTTTTGCAGGCCTATTTCTTCTCGGAAGACATTGGTTTCCCACTTTGTACCTTGATTTAGACGATGCAATGAACATTGCCGATAATACGGAAGTAGTCGTTCTTGCAGCGGAATTATTGCTGGTTGCGGCATTTTTTCAAATATCCGATGGGGTACAGGTGGTAGTCCTAGGTGCCCTCCGCGGATTACAGGATGTAAAGATCCCTACACTGATCACCTTTATCGCCTATTGGGCCATTGGTTTTCCCGTTAGCTATTACTTGGGCCTACATACCGATTTAGGAAGCATAGGAATATGGGTAGGGTTACTTACCGGGCTTAGTGCATCGGCCGTTATGTTGTATCTTCGCTTCAATTATTTGACCAAAAAGTTAATAGTAAATTCATAA
- a CDS encoding ArnT family glycosyltransferase encodes MISDLRYRFLLVLIVLVYVAGMFVTLFEPDSAQFAVMAMRMVQENDFLNLIKGGSQYLDKPHLHFWLSAFSFKLFGFYEWAYRLPAILVTLLGAYSCFGLGTLLYNRDTGRLAALIFMTAQTIVLSVIDVRTDAALTAFTILAIWQFTSYIEKGSLASICIGAVAAGLAFSSKGQIALFVIGSALICHLAYTHKWQRVLSYKVLVGLGFFAMAIAPMLYAYYHQFDMHPEKVIRGTTGHSGIRFIFLEQSLERSGGAMGKTSSDYFFFFHTFLWVFIPWTIPAVVAVGSRVKALFKLRFAYHPQYEFMTLGTIAIFFLVASFSQFKLPHYLNIVIPLFAVLTASYIIDLVKVDNKKILTIFLGAQYFVLSVVFTAVLFICFYVFEFQSLLAWGLLIVLCGIIVYFCLKREARFLRVITLSVYSSLLLNSVMNLHFYPNLLLYQAGSSMAEVVADENIPVDRIYRISDFNTWALDFYNRQRVKHTSLKNVQEKKDIWLYVNDKDLRRVQDAGLDWDQQFIENDYNISMLTMGFLNPSTRKRNLKKMHLIHLR; translated from the coding sequence ATGATATCAGACCTTAGATATAGGTTTTTATTAGTTTTGATTGTTCTGGTCTACGTTGCCGGAATGTTTGTCACCCTTTTTGAACCCGATTCGGCCCAATTTGCAGTAATGGCTATGCGAATGGTGCAAGAGAACGATTTTCTTAACCTGATAAAAGGGGGCTCCCAATATCTCGATAAACCCCATTTGCATTTTTGGTTATCGGCATTCTCTTTTAAGCTATTTGGTTTTTATGAATGGGCCTATAGGCTTCCCGCTATATTGGTAACCTTGCTCGGGGCATATAGTTGTTTCGGTCTTGGTACGTTGCTCTACAACCGTGATACGGGAAGGTTGGCTGCCTTGATTTTTATGACCGCCCAAACGATCGTTCTGTCTGTTATAGATGTACGAACCGATGCCGCACTTACGGCATTTACCATTCTTGCCATTTGGCAGTTTACCAGCTATATAGAAAAAGGTTCATTGGCCTCGATATGCATAGGTGCCGTTGCGGCTGGCCTTGCCTTTTCTTCAAAAGGGCAGATAGCCCTGTTTGTTATTGGTTCGGCTTTGATATGTCATTTGGCATATACCCATAAATGGCAACGTGTCCTTAGTTATAAAGTCCTTGTAGGACTGGGCTTTTTTGCAATGGCTATTGCCCCTATGCTCTATGCATACTACCATCAGTTCGATATGCATCCGGAGAAAGTCATTCGCGGTACAACGGGTCATAGTGGCATTCGTTTTATTTTTTTGGAACAGAGTCTAGAGCGTAGCGGAGGTGCCATGGGGAAGACTTCTAGCGATTATTTTTTCTTTTTTCACACATTTCTTTGGGTGTTCATTCCATGGACCATTCCTGCAGTGGTTGCCGTCGGATCTCGGGTCAAGGCGCTATTCAAACTAAGGTTCGCTTATCATCCCCAATATGAATTCATGACCTTGGGCACCATCGCCATATTCTTTTTGGTGGCCAGTTTTTCACAGTTTAAGCTGCCCCATTACCTGAATATCGTAATTCCGCTTTTTGCGGTTTTGACCGCTTCTTATATAATTGATCTGGTTAAAGTTGATAATAAGAAAATCTTGACAATCTTCTTGGGAGCTCAATACTTTGTCTTGAGCGTGGTATTTACGGCGGTATTGTTCATTTGTTTTTACGTCTTTGAATTCCAAAGCCTACTGGCATGGGGGCTTTTAATCGTTCTTTGCGGCATTATTGTATATTTCTGTTTAAAAAGGGAAGCTCGTTTTTTACGTGTAATTACCCTATCGGTGTATAGTTCATTACTCTTGAATTCGGTGATGAACCTTCATTTTTACCCTAATTTGCTATTGTACCAAGCCGGGTCTAGTATGGCAGAAGTGGTGGCGGATGAGAATATTCCGGTAGATCGAATTTATAGGATATCGGACTTTAATACTTGGGCCCTTGATTTTTACAACCGTCAGCGTGTAAAGCATACGTCTTTAAAGAACGTACAGGAGAAAAAGGATATTTGGCTATACGTAAACGATAAGGATTTACGAAGGGTGCAGGATGCCGGTCTTGATTGGGACCAACAATTTATCGAGAACGACTACAATATATCAATGCTTACGATGGGGTTCCTAAACCCGTCGACACGAAAACGCAACCTAAAAAAAATGCATCTTATCCACTTGCGGTGA
- a CDS encoding DUF2911 domain-containing protein, which translates to MKLLKRLLIGIACVGLLFVFVIGPYMRRQTKKHSPEKTATYTQNGIDLLVRYSSPAKKDRIIFGELVPYDEIWRTGANEPTTFTTSTDILVANYPLAKGTYSLWTRPGRQSWSVIFNSHIPDWGVTVLSGGKKTTRIPKHDVLEVEIPTEETNLPIENLTIDFERQNQLFLGISWDRTKIKIPISK; encoded by the coding sequence ATGAAACTATTAAAACGCTTACTCATCGGCATTGCGTGCGTCGGGCTACTTTTCGTTTTTGTAATAGGGCCCTATATGCGTAGACAGACCAAAAAGCATAGCCCAGAAAAAACGGCAACGTACACCCAGAACGGCATAGACCTACTGGTACGTTACTCCAGCCCTGCCAAAAAAGACAGAATCATTTTTGGCGAACTTGTCCCCTATGACGAAATTTGGCGTACAGGAGCGAACGAACCCACAACTTTCACTACCTCTACCGATATACTTGTAGCGAATTACCCTTTGGCCAAAGGCACCTATTCCCTATGGACGAGACCTGGCCGCCAGAGTTGGTCGGTCATATTTAACAGTCATATTCCCGACTGGGGCGTAACGGTCTTAAGTGGAGGAAAGAAGACGACCAGAATACCTAAGCACGATGTCTTAGAGGTAGAAATACCCACAGAAGAAACAAACCTGCCAATAGAAAACCTAACGATAGATTTCGAGAGGCAGAATCAACTATTTCTCGGTATTTCATGGGATAGAACAAAAATTAAAATACCTATTTCAAAATAA
- the mazG gene encoding nucleoside triphosphate pyrophosphohydrolase encodes MNTREQKLQAFDRLLTIMDELREQCPWDKKQTMQTLRHLTIEETYELGDAILENDLEEVKKELGDVLLHIVFYSKIGSETGDFDIADVCNNICEKLINRHPHIYGDVKVTSEEDVKRNWENIKLKEGKGKTSVLEGVPKGLPALVKASRIQDKVAGVGFDWEKPEQVWEKVQEELGELQAEVKINDQDKMESEFGDVMFAMVNYARFLNISPENALERTNKKFIGRFQYLEGKAKELGKELKEMTLAEMDVFWEEAKQAQ; translated from the coding sequence ATGAATACGAGAGAGCAAAAACTTCAGGCATTTGACCGTTTACTGACCATTATGGACGAGCTTCGTGAGCAGTGTCCGTGGGACAAAAAACAGACCATGCAAACCTTGCGGCACTTGACCATTGAAGAGACATATGAACTTGGTGATGCCATTCTCGAAAATGACCTTGAAGAGGTTAAGAAAGAGCTGGGCGATGTGTTGCTTCATATTGTCTTTTATTCAAAAATAGGGAGTGAGACCGGTGATTTCGATATCGCAGATGTTTGCAACAATATATGTGAGAAGTTGATCAACCGTCACCCCCATATTTATGGAGATGTAAAAGTGACCAGTGAAGAAGATGTAAAACGAAACTGGGAAAACATCAAACTCAAAGAAGGCAAGGGGAAAACAAGCGTTTTAGAAGGTGTTCCCAAAGGTTTGCCCGCATTGGTAAAGGCCAGTCGTATTCAAGACAAGGTGGCCGGGGTTGGTTTTGATTGGGAAAAACCCGAACAGGTATGGGAAAAGGTTCAGGAAGAACTCGGTGAATTACAAGCGGAAGTAAAAATAAACGACCAAGATAAAATGGAATCGGAATTTGGGGATGTCATGTTTGCCATGGTCAATTACGCCCGCTTTCTTAATATCAGTCCGGAAAACGCATTGGAGCGTACCAATAAAAAATTTATTGGCCGTTTTCAGTATTTGGAGGGAAAGGCCAAGGAACTGGGGAAAGAGCTTAAGGAAATGACCTTGGCCGAAATGGATGTTTTTTGGGAGGAAGCCAAACAGGCACAATAA
- the meaB gene encoding methylmalonyl Co-A mutase-associated GTPase MeaB, with amino-acid sequence MKPIKNTDSTHISDIRKKRKVALDPKTLADALQQGDKTALGRAITLVESNHQKHYGQANAIIKQCLKHKNKSIRIGITGVPGVGKSTFIETLGRSLTSAGHKIAVLTVDPTSTQSKGSILGDKTRMETLAKDSNAFIRPSPSGLSLGGVARKTRESIVLCEAAGYPIILVETVGVGQNETTVHGMVDFFLLLKLAGAGDELQGIKRGIVEMADAIVINKADGDNRQKAEAAKAEFKNALQLYPPKENGWIPKVLSCSALKNEGITEIWTMIEQYVKDTRKSGAFEEKRKQQNEKWLYEAIEERLKSDFFQTGEINKNLKKYTEMITAKEISPFQAAEELISIFKTSS; translated from the coding sequence TTGAAACCAATAAAAAATACAGATTCCACCCATATTTCCGATATACGGAAAAAAAGGAAAGTTGCCCTGGACCCGAAAACATTGGCCGATGCCTTACAGCAAGGCGACAAAACGGCCTTGGGCAGAGCCATTACCCTAGTCGAAAGCAACCATCAAAAACACTATGGGCAGGCCAATGCCATCATTAAACAATGCTTAAAGCATAAGAACAAGAGTATTCGCATTGGTATTACCGGTGTACCAGGTGTGGGAAAAAGTACTTTCATTGAGACCTTGGGACGGTCATTGACCTCTGCAGGGCATAAAATTGCCGTATTGACGGTCGATCCCACAAGCACGCAAAGTAAGGGCAGCATACTTGGGGACAAAACCCGTATGGAAACCTTGGCCAAAGATTCCAACGCCTTTATCCGTCCTTCGCCCTCTGGCCTCTCACTTGGTGGTGTAGCCCGAAAGACCAGGGAAAGCATCGTTCTTTGCGAAGCCGCAGGCTACCCTATTATTTTGGTGGAAACGGTAGGTGTAGGACAAAACGAAACTACCGTACACGGAATGGTAGATTTCTTCCTCTTGCTCAAATTGGCCGGTGCCGGAGACGAGCTACAGGGAATTAAACGAGGGATCGTTGAAATGGCGGATGCCATAGTCATTAACAAGGCCGATGGCGACAACCGCCAAAAAGCAGAGGCGGCCAAAGCAGAATTCAAAAACGCCCTTCAGTTGTACCCACCGAAGGAAAATGGCTGGATACCAAAGGTATTGAGTTGCTCGGCATTGAAAAACGAGGGAATCACCGAAATTTGGACAATGATAGAGCAGTATGTCAAAGACACCCGAAAGAGCGGGGCCTTTGAAGAAAAACGCAAACAACAAAACGAGAAATGGCTTTATGAAGCCATTGAAGAACGGCTAAAATCAGATTTTTTTCAGACTGGGGAGATAAACAAAAACTTAAAAAAATACACCGAAATGATCACCGCAAAAGAAATCAGTCCGTTTCAAGCGGCCGAAGAATTGATAAGCATTTTTAAAACCAGCTCTTAA
- a CDS encoding organic hydroperoxide resistance protein, with product MKTIFKTEATNTGGRGGHVKSSDGTLDLDINMPDAQGNTDGKSTNPEQLFAAAYATCFAGALQAVAKEHDVDDLGDFSVTAIVGFNKDEDGFFIDATLDCLLPTVDKQKGEDLINAAHEICPYSKATRDNITVELNLLVEE from the coding sequence ATGAAAACTATTTTTAAAACAGAAGCAACGAATACCGGAGGTAGGGGAGGTCACGTAAAGAGTAGCGATGGCACCCTAGACCTAGATATAAATATGCCGGATGCCCAAGGTAATACGGATGGAAAGTCTACCAACCCGGAACAACTATTTGCAGCGGCCTATGCGACATGTTTTGCAGGGGCACTTCAGGCAGTTGCCAAAGAGCACGATGTTGACGATTTAGGTGATTTTAGTGTAACCGCTATTGTTGGTTTTAATAAGGATGAAGATGGTTTTTTCATCGATGCCACTTTAGATTGCCTGTTGCCTACGGTAGATAAGCAAAAAGGGGAAGACTTGATCAATGCGGCCCATGAAATATGCCCATACAGTAAGGCCACGAGAGACAATATTACGGTGGAACTGAATTTGTTGGTAGAGGAATAA
- the msrA gene encoding peptide-methionine (S)-S-oxide reductase MsrA — translation MKILKLYLLALGLSLTTACQSNSNKKIAPTEKEGVSELTRLTPQDLDTYETAYFASGCFWCVEAIFESVKGVKEVVSGYSGGTEKNPTYEQVGGGMTSHAEAVKIYYDPKVISFTALVQVFFGSHDPTTLNRQGPDKGPQYRSIAFYKNDKEKQVIDGYIQALKDQNVYDGAPITTEVVEFTKFYDAEDYHQDYERKHPNNPYITNVSVPRLNRFKQNFKAYLKEDVH, via the coding sequence ATGAAAATTCTAAAATTATACCTTTTGGCCCTTGGGCTTTCCCTTACCACTGCTTGCCAATCGAACAGCAATAAAAAAATCGCCCCTACAGAAAAAGAGGGTGTAAGCGAATTGACGAGACTCACGCCCCAAGACCTTGATACATATGAAACTGCATATTTTGCAAGTGGTTGTTTTTGGTGTGTTGAAGCCATTTTTGAAAGCGTAAAGGGAGTAAAGGAAGTGGTATCGGGTTATTCTGGGGGCACGGAAAAGAATCCTACCTACGAACAAGTTGGAGGAGGGATGACAAGCCACGCCGAAGCCGTTAAAATCTATTACGACCCAAAAGTCATTTCGTTTACGGCCTTGGTCCAAGTGTTCTTTGGTTCGCACGACCCAACAACCTTAAATAGACAAGGTCCCGACAAAGGGCCGCAATACCGTTCAATTGCGTTTTATAAAAACGACAAGGAAAAGCAGGTTATCGATGGGTATATACAAGCCCTAAAAGACCAAAACGTATACGACGGCGCTCCGATAACTACTGAAGTAGTCGAGTTCACCAAGTTTTACGATGCAGAAGACTACCATCAAGATTACGAACGCAAACACCCGAACAATCCATATATCACCAATGTATCGGTACCGAGATTAAACCGCTTTAAACAGAATTTTAAAGCGTATCTAAAAGAAGATGTCCATTGA
- a CDS encoding malectin domain-containing carbohydrate-binding protein, translating into MRRNLLTRLVLFAMLFVSFVMVPVACSSDDGGTGTEQQPEPDPDPDPEPTPEADPTNSNTTLNATAAAHSDGVSTSTVTIKLADADGNLLKASGGTVVLSVTGNATVSEVTDNENGTYTATVSSENEETVTVSAKLDGVDITSTVDITFNPDESNPAQEVAQSTEPLGPTLLRINCGGPEATYEGNLFLADQHFDGPTEAYTNPLFTEEDTDMNAIFLTERISDNTKVKGPFSYKIPVTNGSYTVKLYFAEIYWGLDNPEGLEGGVGSRIFNVTMEDTEVFTGYDLYKDIGAGKPDTRMYDIEVSDGELTITFEASVNKPKVSAIEILGTGSVEP; encoded by the coding sequence ATGAGACGTAACTTACTAACAAGGTTAGTTCTGTTTGCCATGCTATTCGTGTCTTTCGTTATGGTACCGGTAGCATGCAGCAGCGATGATGGAGGAACTGGCACAGAACAACAACCCGAGCCAGACCCGGACCCAGATCCAGAACCCACTCCCGAAGCAGACCCAACAAATTCGAACACAACTTTAAACGCCACTGCTGCGGCCCATTCCGATGGAGTCAGTACTTCGACGGTAACAATCAAACTGGCGGATGCCGACGGAAATTTACTTAAGGCTAGTGGAGGTACCGTAGTATTGTCGGTTACCGGTAATGCCACCGTATCGGAAGTAACCGATAACGAAAACGGGACCTATACGGCAACAGTAAGTAGTGAAAACGAAGAAACCGTAACTGTATCCGCCAAGTTAGATGGCGTAGACATTACAAGCACTGTAGATATAACCTTTAATCCCGACGAATCGAATCCTGCACAAGAGGTCGCCCAGTCAACGGAGCCGCTTGGCCCAACCCTTCTTAGAATCAACTGTGGAGGCCCAGAGGCTACTTATGAAGGCAATCTCTTTTTAGCGGACCAACATTTTGACGGTCCTACCGAAGCCTATACCAATCCGCTTTTCACTGAAGAAGACACGGATATGAATGCCATCTTTTTAACGGAGAGAATCAGTGACAACACTAAGGTAAAGGGACCATTTTCCTATAAAATCCCTGTTACAAACGGCAGCTATACGGTTAAACTTTACTTCGCTGAAATCTATTGGGGCCTTGATAACCCAGAAGGACTAGAGGGCGGTGTCGGCAGTAGAATCTTTAATGTTACAATGGAAGACACTGAAGTTTTTACCGGATACGACCTTTACAAAGATATCGGAGCCGGAAAACCAGACACCCGTATGTACGATATTGAAGTTTCAGATGGTGAATTGACAATTACTTTTGAAGCATCTGTCAACAAACCTAAAGTTTCAGCTATAGAAATTTTAGGTACAGGAAGCGTCGAACCATAA
- a CDS encoding aldose epimerase family protein, translating to MKQVTIQTENIILIVLDYGAVIQKLLVKDKDGNYTNVVVGLDYPSAYPQDKKFMGACVGRYAGRISKGGFVIDRQNYPLHNINGVHLHGGKTSFAQKTWKFEEVNNGPEPFVKLSYFSKHLEEGYPGNLKVVVTYKLSGNALVIDHQAITDRTTVINLTNHSYFKLDDTDSLAHYNLQLNCTHYTEATQDKLPTGQFVPVKGNTYDFLSERPIGNTRFDIPFAIHPKTNLAARVSSKKSGISMTVKTNQPALIVYTPPEFTGICFETQNFPDAPNQPSFPSALLRPNEKYRNISKYEFALI from the coding sequence TTGAAACAAGTTACGATACAGACAGAAAACATCATCTTAATCGTATTAGATTATGGTGCTGTTATTCAAAAATTGCTAGTAAAAGATAAGGACGGAAACTATACAAATGTAGTCGTTGGCCTTGACTATCCAAGTGCCTATCCGCAGGACAAAAAATTTATGGGAGCTTGCGTTGGTCGCTATGCCGGACGAATTTCCAAGGGTGGTTTCGTCATTGACAGACAGAACTACCCATTGCACAATATAAACGGGGTTCACTTACACGGAGGAAAAACAAGTTTTGCCCAAAAGACCTGGAAATTCGAGGAAGTCAACAATGGCCCTGAACCATTCGTCAAACTATCGTATTTCAGCAAGCATCTTGAGGAAGGCTACCCTGGCAACCTAAAGGTGGTCGTGACTTATAAACTATCGGGCAACGCCTTGGTCATCGACCATCAGGCCATTACCGACCGTACCACCGTAATAAACCTCACCAACCATTCGTATTTTAAGCTCGATGACACCGATTCTCTGGCCCACTACAACCTGCAGCTTAATTGCACCCACTATACGGAAGCCACCCAAGACAAGTTACCCACAGGCCAATTTGTTCCGGTAAAAGGAAATACGTACGATTTTCTTTCTGAACGTCCCATCGGCAACACGCGATTCGACATTCCCTTTGCCATTCACCCCAAGACAAATCTGGCGGCACGGGTTTCGTCAAAAAAATCAGGCATCAGTATGACGGTCAAAACCAATCAACCGGCCCTTATCGTCTATACTCCTCCTGAATTTACGGGCATATGTTTCGAGACACAGAACTTTCCCGATGCACCGAACCAACCGAGTTTTCCGAGTGCCCTGTTAAGGCCTAACGAAAAGTACCGCAATATCTCAAAGTATGAGTTTGCTCTCATATAA